One genomic region from Streptomyces sp. Li-HN-5-11 encodes:
- a CDS encoding chaplin family protein — protein MQVPVDIPINECGRSANFTIALNPAIGRGRPWTSISVPRPVFPVLQAGR, from the coding sequence ATCCAGGTCCCCGTGGACATTCCGATCAACGAATGCGGCAGATCGGCCAACTTCACAATCGCGCTGAACCCGGCGATCGGCAGAGGCCGGCCTTGGACGTCGATCTCCGTTCCGAGGCCGGTTTTCCCAGTTCTTCAAGCAGGAAGATAA
- a CDS encoding ABC transporter permease: MSTLVEGTEVASGYRAGRTLPLRVELVRQLKRRRTLIMGGILAALPFVLVVAFAIGGSPSGRDGQVTLMDTATASGANFAAVNLFVSAGFLLVIPVALFCGDTVASEASWSSLRYLLAAPVPRARLLWSKLFVGLGLSLAAMVLLPLVALAVGTVAYGWGPLQIPTGGALDTATATQRLVVVVAYIFVSQLVTAGLAFWLSTKTDAPLGAVGGAVGLTIAGNVLDAVTALGHWRDFLPAHWQFSWADAVQPHPEWSGMIQGTAISITYALVLFALAFRGFARKDVVS, translated from the coding sequence ATGAGCACGCTGGTCGAGGGGACCGAGGTGGCCTCCGGATACCGGGCCGGCCGCACCCTGCCCCTCCGGGTGGAGCTGGTGCGGCAGCTGAAACGGCGCCGCACGCTGATCATGGGCGGCATCCTGGCCGCGCTGCCCTTCGTGCTGGTCGTCGCCTTCGCCATCGGCGGCAGCCCGAGCGGCCGCGACGGCCAGGTCACCCTGATGGACACGGCCACCGCCTCGGGCGCCAACTTCGCCGCGGTGAACCTGTTCGTGTCGGCGGGCTTCCTGCTGGTGATCCCGGTCGCGCTGTTCTGCGGGGACACCGTCGCCTCGGAGGCGAGCTGGTCCTCCCTGCGCTATCTGCTCGCCGCGCCCGTGCCCCGGGCCCGGCTGCTGTGGTCCAAGCTCTTCGTAGGGCTCGGGCTGAGCCTGGCCGCGATGGTGCTGCTGCCGCTCGTGGCGCTCGCCGTGGGGACGGTCGCATACGGCTGGGGGCCGCTGCAGATCCCCACCGGCGGCGCGCTGGACACGGCCACCGCCACCCAGCGGCTGGTCGTCGTCGTGGCGTACATCTTCGTGTCCCAACTGGTCACCGCGGGACTCGCGTTCTGGCTGTCGACCAAGACGGACGCTCCCCTGGGCGCCGTCGGCGGCGCGGTCGGCCTGACCATCGCGGGCAACGTCCTGGACGCCGTCACCGCCCTCGGCCACTGGCGCGACTTCCTGCCCGCACACTGGCAGTTCTCCTGGGCCGACGCCGTCCAGCCGCACCCCGAATGGTCCGGCATGATCCAGGGCACGGCGATCTCCATAACCTACGCGCTGGTGCTCTTCGCACTGGCCTTCAGGGGATTCGCCCGCAAGGACGTGGTGTCCTAG
- a CDS encoding CocE/NonD family hydrolase, with protein sequence MDLRLPGGVRGLLRGPRRWLAAGAAVVVLAGAGTWTAVASDDQPRVHRADRVMSMGGGVRIDTSYFTPAAAGRHPAVLLAHGFGGSKADVRQQAEDLARDGYAVLTWSARGFGRSTGKIGLNDPRAEVADVSRLIDWLAKQPQVELDRPGDPRVGVAGASYGGAVSLLAAGYDHRVDAIAPAITYWNLADALFPNGVFKKLWASIFLNSGGGCTDFQPELCRMYQRVAVSGKPDAEARRLLEERSPSAVADRIKVPTLLVQGQTDSLFPLGQADAAAKAIRAGGAPVDVDWIAGGHDGGDLETARVQARVTTWFDRYLKRDKGVDTGPAFRVTRTGGVDSTNGTTLLRGASASAYPGLESGQRSVALTGREQHFQNPAGASPPAVSSLPGLGAAGGGLARLSSLGVGVSMDFPGQYAKFDSAPVRGDLRITGSPTVTVHVTSTSDDAVLFGKVYDVGPGKTQPVLPSQLVDPVRVEGAKAGKDVTLTLPAVDHEVQKGHRLRLVLASTDLGYASPADPATYTVSLKSDLKVPTAPGVTTAAASLPAWVWWLPLAGAVIALMLLLTARRRTATPAPDPELAEVPLQITDLSKRYARSADRYAVRELSFRVEKGQVLGLLGPNGAGKTTTLRMLMGLIRPDAGEIRVFGHAVRPGAPVLSRVGAFVEGAGFLPHLSGRENLELYWGATGRPPEDAHLEEALEIAGLGDALARAVRTYSQGMRQRLAIAQAMLGLPDLLILDEPTNGLDPPQIREMREVMIRYAAGGRTVIVSSHLLAEVEQSCTHLVVMDRGRLVQAGPVGEIVGSGDTLLVGTATPVDEPVVEKVAALPGVASAALTQDGLLVRLDTGGTAQRLVVELVRLEVPVASVGPHRRLEDAFLTLIGGSA encoded by the coding sequence ATGGATCTTCGACTGCCCGGCGGAGTGCGCGGGCTGCTTCGGGGGCCCCGGCGGTGGCTTGCCGCCGGGGCCGCCGTCGTCGTGCTCGCCGGTGCCGGTACGTGGACGGCGGTCGCCTCCGACGACCAGCCCCGCGTGCACCGCGCCGACCGGGTGATGAGCATGGGCGGCGGGGTGCGCATCGACACCTCGTACTTCACCCCGGCCGCCGCCGGCCGTCACCCCGCCGTCCTGCTGGCGCACGGCTTCGGCGGCAGCAAGGCCGACGTACGGCAGCAGGCGGAAGACCTCGCCCGGGACGGGTACGCGGTGCTGACCTGGTCGGCGCGCGGCTTCGGCAGGTCCACGGGGAAGATCGGGCTGAACGACCCCAGGGCCGAGGTGGCCGACGTCTCCCGGCTGATCGACTGGCTGGCGAAGCAGCCCCAGGTCGAGCTCGACCGGCCCGGCGACCCGCGCGTGGGCGTGGCGGGCGCGTCGTACGGCGGTGCGGTCTCCCTGCTCGCCGCCGGGTACGACCACCGGGTCGACGCCATCGCCCCGGCGATCACGTACTGGAACCTCGCGGACGCCCTGTTCCCGAACGGCGTCTTCAAGAAGCTCTGGGCGAGCATTTTCCTCAACTCCGGCGGCGGCTGCACCGACTTCCAGCCCGAGTTGTGCCGGATGTACCAGCGGGTCGCCGTGTCCGGGAAGCCGGACGCCGAGGCGCGCAGGCTCCTCGAGGAGCGCTCGCCTTCCGCCGTCGCCGACCGCATCAAGGTGCCGACGCTGCTGGTGCAGGGGCAGACCGACTCCCTCTTCCCGCTCGGCCAGGCCGACGCGGCCGCGAAGGCGATCCGTGCGGGCGGCGCCCCGGTCGACGTCGACTGGATCGCGGGGGGGCACGACGGCGGGGACCTGGAGACCGCTCGGGTCCAGGCCCGGGTGACGACCTGGTTCGACCGCTATCTCAAGCGCGACAAGGGCGTCGACACCGGCCCGGCCTTCCGCGTCACCCGCACCGGCGGCGTCGACTCCACCAACGGCACAACCCTGTTGCGGGGCGCGAGCGCAAGCGCGTACCCGGGGCTGGAGAGCGGGCAGCGGTCCGTCGCGCTGACCGGGCGCGAGCAGCACTTCCAGAACCCGGCGGGCGCGAGCCCGCCCGCCGTGTCCTCCCTGCCCGGCCTCGGCGCCGCGGGCGGCGGTCTCGCCCGGCTGTCCTCGCTCGGCGTCGGCGTGTCGATGGACTTTCCCGGGCAGTACGCGAAGTTCGACTCCGCGCCGGTGCGCGGTGACCTGCGCATCACCGGATCGCCCACGGTGACGGTCCATGTGACGTCGACGAGCGACGACGCGGTGCTCTTCGGAAAGGTCTACGACGTCGGACCGGGCAAGACCCAGCCGGTACTGCCCTCCCAGCTGGTGGACCCGGTGCGCGTCGAGGGCGCCAAGGCCGGCAAGGACGTCACCCTCACCCTCCCGGCTGTCGACCACGAGGTGCAGAAGGGCCACCGGCTCCGCCTGGTCCTCGCCTCCACCGACCTCGGCTACGCCTCGCCGGCCGACCCGGCGACGTACACCGTCTCGCTGAAGAGCGACCTGAAGGTGCCGACGGCGCCCGGCGTGACCACCGCCGCCGCGTCGCTGCCCGCCTGGGTGTGGTGGCTGCCGCTCGCGGGCGCGGTGATCGCGCTGATGCTGCTGCTGACCGCACGGCGCCGCACGGCCACCCCCGCCCCCGACCCGGAGCTGGCCGAGGTGCCGCTGCAGATCACCGATCTCAGCAAGCGGTACGCGCGGTCGGCCGACCGGTACGCCGTACGGGAGCTGTCCTTCCGGGTGGAGAAGGGCCAGGTGCTCGGCCTGCTCGGGCCGAACGGCGCCGGCAAGACGACCACCCTGCGCATGCTGATGGGCCTGATCCGGCCGGACGCCGGTGAGATCCGGGTCTTCGGACACGCCGTCCGCCCCGGCGCGCCCGTACTGTCGCGGGTCGGCGCCTTCGTCGAGGGCGCCGGCTTCCTGCCGCACCTGTCGGGCCGGGAGAACCTGGAACTGTACTGGGGGGCCACCGGCCGCCCGCCCGAGGACGCGCATCTGGAGGAGGCCCTGGAGATCGCGGGCCTCGGAGACGCCCTGGCCCGCGCTGTGCGCACGTACTCCCAGGGCATGCGCCAGCGCCTGGCCATCGCCCAGGCCATGCTGGGGCTGCCGGACCTGCTGATCCTCGACGAGCCGACCAACGGCCTCGACCCGCCGCAGATCCGCGAGATGCGCGAGGTGATGATCCGCTACGCGGCCGGCGGCCGCACGGTGATCGTCTCCAGCCATCTGCTGGCGGAGGTCGAGCAGTCCTGCACGCACCTGGTGGTGATGGACCGCGGCCGTCTGGTCCAGGCCGGCCCGGTGGGCGAGATCGTCGGCTCCGGGGACACCCTGCTCGTGGGCACCGCGACGCCCGTGGACGAGCCCGTCGTGGAGAAGGTGGCCGCCCTGCCGGGCGTGGCCTCGGCAGCACTGACCCAGGACGGCCTCCTGGTCCGGCTCGACACCGGCGGCACGGCCCAGCGCCTGGTCGTGGAGCTGGTGCGGCTGGAGGTGCCGGTCGCCTCGGTCGGTCCGCACCGGCGCCTGGAAGACGCCTTCCTCACCCTGATCGGAGGTTCCGCATGA
- a CDS encoding ATP-grasp domain-containing protein, giving the protein MSLLDTRVPAVVLRIDRNPFHHGTLGAVRSLGRAGVEVHVVADSAGSPVGRSRYVHRMHSPPPPGASPDDILAVLRRVADRIGRPAVLIPMDDATAIAVARMRDDLAPSYLLPAMPAALAERVADKAELAAVCASADVPHPVTLVPDDPARVADAARQLGLPLVAKWSRPWLLPTGGGLRSTVLVRSVRQARELYLRTGEAGSRLLLQAYLPPGEDRDWFFHGYADQAGVVRAGGPGRKQLAWPRGAGLTAVGRWTPNPQVRALAERLVGELGFRGVFDLDFRRCGTTGRYHLLDFNPRPGAQFRLFADSAGLDVVRALHLDLTGRRLPDGSEVAGRAFVVENYAPLAALRAAPGGRELAWYARDDRGPGWAMWTLWCRHVSRRLRERLGTAKPAAPAPLLIPRAASPVRTDEKASS; this is encoded by the coding sequence GTGTCGCTGCTCGACACCCGAGTCCCCGCGGTAGTGCTGCGGATCGACCGGAATCCCTTTCACCACGGAACGCTGGGGGCCGTGCGTTCACTCGGCAGGGCGGGAGTGGAGGTGCATGTCGTCGCCGATTCGGCGGGAAGTCCCGTCGGCAGGTCCCGTTACGTGCACCGGATGCACTCCCCGCCACCCCCGGGAGCGTCCCCGGACGACATCCTGGCCGTACTGCGCCGCGTGGCCGACCGGATCGGGCGGCCCGCCGTGCTGATCCCGATGGACGACGCGACCGCGATCGCCGTGGCGCGGATGCGCGACGATCTCGCGCCCTCCTACCTCCTCCCGGCGATGCCCGCCGCGCTGGCCGAGCGCGTCGCCGACAAGGCGGAACTGGCCGCGGTGTGCGCGTCCGCGGACGTCCCGCACCCGGTGACACTGGTCCCGGACGACCCGGCGCGGGTCGCCGACGCGGCGCGGCAGCTCGGGCTGCCGCTGGTGGCGAAGTGGAGCCGGCCCTGGCTGCTGCCCACCGGCGGCGGGCTGCGCAGCACGGTGCTGGTGCGCTCCGTGCGGCAGGCCCGGGAGCTGTACCTGCGCACCGGGGAAGCGGGCAGCAGGCTGCTGCTGCAGGCGTATCTGCCGCCGGGAGAGGACCGGGACTGGTTCTTCCACGGCTACGCCGACCAGGCGGGCGTCGTGCGCGCGGGCGGGCCGGGCCGCAAGCAGCTGGCCTGGCCGCGGGGCGCGGGGCTGACCGCGGTGGGCCGCTGGACGCCCAACCCGCAGGTGCGGGCACTGGCCGAGCGCCTCGTCGGCGAGCTGGGCTTTCGGGGCGTGTTCGACCTCGACTTCCGCCGCTGCGGCACGACGGGCCGCTACCACCTGCTCGACTTCAACCCGCGCCCCGGCGCCCAGTTCCGGCTCTTCGCGGACAGCGCGGGGCTGGACGTCGTACGCGCCCTGCACCTGGACCTGACGGGCCGTCGCCTGCCGGACGGGTCCGAGGTGGCCGGGCGCGCGTTCGTGGTGGAGAACTACGCGCCGCTCGCCGCGCTGCGCGCGGCACCGGGCGGACGCGAACTCGCCTGGTACGCCCGGGACGACCGAGGTCCCGGCTGGGCGATGTGGACCCTGTGGTGCCGTCACGTCTCCCGCCGGCTGCGGGAGCGGCTGGGCACGGCGAAGCCGGCGGCGCCGGCGCCACTCCTGATCCCCCGGGCGGCCTCGCCCGTCCGGACCGACGAGAAAGCGAGCAGTTGA
- a CDS encoding NAD(P)-binding domain-containing protein: MYDLLVVGAGPYGLSIASHAADAGLSLRVFGRPMASWRDHMPRGMFLKSEPWASNLSDPGGRWRLDVYCAEHGLTSRHAEPIPVEAFASYGLWFARHAVPEVDERTVTRLTYGPGGFTAVTEDGEAVHARTVALAVGVMPFVEVPPALRGLHPALVTHSSDHSDLDRFRGRDVTVIGGGQAALETAALLAEQGTRVRVLVRADRLRWNDVPPPWERPWWQNVRSPHSGLGPGWRNWFYSERPGLFRHLPESTRSRIATTALGPAGAWWVRDRVEGVVEVLPSHEVTAASAVPGGVRLDMRSRQGAGSLETEHVIAATGFRARYDRMGLLSDELRETLASLPDGSPAVGRDFESSHPGLFLAGLATASGFGPAMRFVQGATFTASALVRGVRRRLRKTPTGGTIPMPAGSRWDATPSPVRH, translated from the coding sequence ATGTACGACCTTCTGGTGGTGGGCGCGGGCCCGTACGGCCTGTCGATCGCGTCCCATGCCGCGGACGCCGGGCTGAGCCTGCGTGTGTTCGGCAGACCCATGGCGTCCTGGCGGGACCACATGCCCCGCGGCATGTTCCTGAAGTCCGAGCCATGGGCGTCCAACCTCTCCGATCCCGGTGGGCGCTGGCGCCTGGACGTGTACTGCGCGGAGCACGGCCTGACCTCACGTCACGCCGAGCCGATCCCGGTGGAGGCGTTCGCGTCGTACGGCCTGTGGTTCGCGCGCCACGCGGTGCCGGAGGTGGACGAGCGCACGGTGACCCGGCTGACGTACGGACCCGGCGGTTTCACGGCGGTCACGGAGGACGGGGAGGCGGTGCACGCGCGGACGGTGGCGCTGGCGGTCGGTGTGATGCCGTTCGTCGAGGTGCCGCCCGCCCTGCGCGGACTGCACCCCGCGCTGGTGACGCACAGCAGCGACCACAGCGACCTGGACCGCTTCCGCGGCAGGGACGTCACGGTCATCGGCGGCGGCCAGGCGGCCCTGGAGACCGCGGCGCTGCTCGCCGAACAGGGCACCCGGGTGAGGGTGCTGGTGCGGGCGGACCGGCTGCGCTGGAACGATGTGCCGCCGCCCTGGGAGCGCCCCTGGTGGCAGAACGTCCGCTCCCCGCACAGCGGGCTCGGCCCCGGCTGGCGGAACTGGTTCTACTCCGAGCGCCCGGGCCTCTTCCGGCACCTGCCGGAGTCGACCCGGTCCCGCATCGCGACCACGGCACTGGGGCCGGCGGGCGCCTGGTGGGTACGGGACCGCGTGGAGGGCGTGGTGGAGGTGCTGCCGAGCCACGAGGTCACCGCGGCCTCCGCGGTGCCGGGCGGCGTACGGCTGGACATGAGGAGCCGGCAGGGTGCGGGCAGCCTGGAGACCGAACACGTGATCGCCGCCACGGGGTTCCGGGCGCGCTACGACCGGATGGGCCTGCTCTCCGACGAACTGCGGGAGACCCTGGCGTCGCTGCCCGACGGCTCCCCCGCGGTGGGACGCGACTTCGAGTCCTCCCACCCCGGGCTGTTCCTCGCGGGTCTGGCGACCGCCTCCGGCTTCGGGCCGGCCATGCGCTTCGTCCAGGGGGCGACCTTCACGGCGTCGGCCCTGGTCCGCGGGGTGCGCCGCCGGCTGAGGAAGACTCCGACCGGCGGGACGATCCCCATGCCGGCGGGCAGCCGCTGGGACGCGACGCCGTCGCCGGTGCGCCACTGA
- the mmsA gene encoding CoA-acylating methylmalonate-semialdehyde dehydrogenase: MTKIVNHWIGGKTVEGASGTYGPVTDPATGAVTTKVAFASVDEVDAAVAAAKDASTTWGRSSLAQRTSILFRFRALLDANREEIAELITAEHGKVHSDALGEVARGLEIVDLACGINVQLKGELSTEVATRVDVSSIRQPLGVVAGITPFNFPAMVPLWMFPIAIACGNTFVLKPSEKDPSASVRLAELLAEAGLPDGVFNVVHGDKVAVDRLLEHPDVKAVSFVGSTPIARYIHTTASANGKRVQALGGAKNHMLVLPDADLDAAADAAVSAAYGSAGERCMAISAVVAVGSVGDELVDKIRERAEKIKIGPGNDPASEMGPLITAAHRDKVASYVTNAASEGAEVVLDGTGYTVEGHENGHWIGISLLDKVPTTARAYQDEIFGPVLSVLRVDTYEEGVALINASPFGNGTAIFTRDGGAARRFQLEIEAGMVGVNVPIPVPVGYHSFGGWKDSLFGDHHIYGNDGTHFYTRGKVVTTRWPDPSEAPSGVDLGFPRNH, translated from the coding sequence ATGACGAAGATCGTCAACCACTGGATCGGCGGGAAGACCGTCGAAGGCGCCTCGGGTACGTACGGGCCGGTCACGGACCCGGCGACCGGGGCGGTCACCACCAAGGTCGCCTTCGCGTCGGTCGACGAGGTGGACGCGGCAGTGGCCGCTGCCAAGGATGCCTCGACGACCTGGGGCCGGTCCTCGCTGGCGCAGCGCACGTCGATCCTGTTCAGGTTCCGTGCGCTGCTGGACGCCAACCGGGAGGAGATCGCGGAGCTGATCACCGCCGAGCACGGCAAGGTGCACTCCGACGCCCTCGGCGAGGTCGCGCGCGGCCTGGAGATCGTCGACCTGGCCTGCGGGATCAACGTGCAGCTCAAGGGCGAGTTGTCCACGGAGGTCGCCACGAGGGTGGACGTCTCCTCCATCCGGCAGCCGCTGGGCGTGGTCGCGGGCATCACCCCGTTCAACTTCCCGGCGATGGTGCCGCTGTGGATGTTCCCCATCGCCATCGCGTGCGGCAACACGTTCGTCCTCAAGCCGTCCGAGAAGGACCCCTCCGCCTCGGTCAGGCTCGCCGAGCTGCTGGCCGAGGCCGGCCTGCCCGACGGTGTCTTCAACGTCGTGCACGGCGACAAGGTGGCCGTCGACCGGCTCCTGGAGCACCCGGACGTCAAGGCGGTCTCCTTCGTCGGCTCCACCCCGATCGCCCGCTACATCCACACCACCGCCTCCGCGAACGGCAAGCGCGTCCAGGCCCTGGGCGGCGCCAAGAACCACATGCTGGTCCTGCCCGACGCCGACCTGGACGCGGCCGCCGACGCCGCCGTGTCCGCGGCCTACGGCTCCGCGGGCGAGCGCTGCATGGCCATCTCCGCCGTCGTCGCGGTCGGCTCCGTCGGTGACGAGCTGGTGGACAAGATCCGCGAACGCGCCGAGAAGATCAAGATCGGTCCCGGCAACGACCCGGCCTCCGAGATGGGCCCGCTGATCACCGCCGCACACCGCGACAAGGTCGCCTCCTACGTGACGAACGCGGCCTCCGAGGGCGCCGAGGTGGTCCTGGACGGCACCGGCTACACCGTCGAGGGCCACGAGAACGGCCACTGGATCGGCATCTCCCTGCTCGACAAGGTGCCCACGACCGCCAGGGCCTACCAGGACGAGATCTTCGGCCCCGTGCTCAGCGTGCTGCGCGTGGACACCTACGAGGAGGGCGTGGCCCTCATCAACGCCTCGCCCTTCGGCAACGGCACCGCGATCTTCACCCGGGACGGCGGCGCCGCCCGCCGCTTCCAGCTGGAGATCGAGGCCGGCATGGTCGGCGTCAACGTGCCCATCCCCGTCCCGGTCGGCTACCACTCTTTCGGCGGCTGGAAGGACTCCCTCTTCGGGGACCACCACATCTACGGCAACGACGGCACGCACTTCTACACCCGCGGCAAGGTCGTCACCACCCGCTGGCCCGACCCGTCCGAGGCCCCGTCCGGCGTCGACCTCGGCTTCCCCCGCAACCACTGA
- a CDS encoding lipopolysaccharide biosynthesis protein encodes MTDTPTRRRHLSVARLRKLPSWSVLATGTVAGGLIGGAYGMLTPPTYTATSYVIAVPAPKSDSNSALGFAQAYGRVATQPAVLAAAQEQVDVPVETLQRSVQAATSPDAPMVALSATSSRPYLASEMANAVSRALTRQANAAKDSTHVQLVQFSRAVKPTEPTSASSAVTALVGASAGGLLSGLALLAWPGRTGRTGRTGDDEETAPAAPAAAVPGPAAAADARRGKRGKR; translated from the coding sequence ATGACCGACACCCCGACTCGCCGGCGCCACCTGTCCGTGGCCCGTCTCAGGAAACTGCCGTCCTGGTCCGTGCTCGCGACGGGCACCGTCGCCGGCGGCCTGATCGGCGGCGCGTACGGCATGCTGACTCCCCCGACGTACACGGCCACCAGCTACGTCATCGCCGTACCGGCCCCGAAGAGCGACTCGAACTCCGCTCTCGGTTTCGCGCAGGCGTACGGCCGGGTCGCGACCCAGCCCGCGGTGCTGGCCGCCGCGCAGGAGCAGGTCGACGTCCCGGTGGAGACGCTGCAGCGGAGCGTGCAGGCGGCGACCTCACCGGACGCCCCGATGGTCGCCCTGTCGGCCACCTCCTCGCGCCCGTATCTCGCCTCCGAGATGGCCAACGCCGTCTCCCGGGCGCTGACCCGGCAGGCGAACGCCGCCAAGGACAGCACCCACGTCCAGCTCGTGCAGTTCTCGCGGGCGGTCAAGCCGACCGAGCCGACGTCCGCGTCGTCGGCGGTGACCGCTCTGGTGGGCGCGAGCGCCGGCGGGCTGCTGAGCGGCCTGGCCCTCCTGGCGTGGCCGGGGCGTACGGGACGTACGGGCCGCACGGGCGACGACGAGGAGACCGCCCCGGCAGCCCCGGCCGCCGCGGTGCCCGGCCCGGCCGCCGCCGCCGATGCGCGGCGGGGAAAGCGGGGCAAGCGGTGA
- a CDS encoding chaplin has product MRQTLSRGVFAAAAATGILSLSCSAALADSNAAGVTSDSPGAASGNNAQAPLDLPVNLCGNTANAVAALNGAFGNVCANHSCASKEESDDSVYGDSDDGDDDTSAYGSETSDDCGTPPPATTHPSTPQPPTRSSKTPPRKVTPPAPSRHMPPAAAAHEEPAGPPQLAQTGNTAMLASSAASVALITGGVMLYRRGRTASQR; this is encoded by the coding sequence TTGCGACAGACCCTGAGCAGGGGAGTGTTCGCGGCGGCCGCCGCCACGGGCATTCTGTCCCTGTCCTGCAGCGCCGCGCTCGCTGACTCGAACGCGGCAGGAGTCACCTCGGACTCGCCCGGTGCGGCGTCCGGGAACAATGCGCAGGCGCCGCTCGACTTGCCGGTGAACCTGTGCGGCAACACCGCCAACGCGGTCGCGGCGCTCAACGGCGCGTTCGGCAACGTCTGCGCCAACCACTCGTGCGCGTCGAAGGAGGAGTCGGACGACTCCGTGTACGGCGACTCCGACGACGGCGACGACGACACTTCCGCGTACGGGAGTGAGACGTCCGACGACTGCGGGACCCCTCCGCCCGCCACGACCCACCCCAGCACTCCCCAGCCCCCCACCCGCAGCAGCAAGACCCCGCCGCGCAAGGTGACTCCGCCCGCGCCGAGCCGTCACATGCCGCCTGCGGCCGCCGCCCACGAGGAGCCGGCCGGTCCGCCCCAGCTGGCCCAGACCGGCAACACGGCGATGCTGGCGAGCTCGGCCGCCAGCGTCGCGCTGATCACGGGCGGAGTGATGCTGTACCGCCGAGGCCGCACCGCCTCCCAGCGGTAG
- a CDS encoding glycosyl hydrolase has protein sequence MVTEHKRARVRGLAVCAAAVVASGALASGPAAGVEVMKAAGPSGPAPTRPAPAATAPAARPAPAPVPLVPTLPVPGPPALPGLPTPLVPELPKPPKIPAVLGGPAFGAFLSSDADGVTRMPLLSHWLGGAELRVGHTYLPGNEWSDIEGDVDFLDSWARWRNEKADRLFVLNVPLQERNEEGVPDDEVGRLLRQGAAGEFDHHFRALAERLVRLKVPDTVLVLGWEMNGTTYTHRCGPDPEAWKKYWNRIVAVMRSVPGQKFRFDFAPSRGRDDVPWTKCYPGDGTVDIIGMDSYDQPAGMTFDQQVKEPYGLQAQVDFAKAHGKPISYPEWGLFRNGDNAEWMRRMLAWMDEHKPLYNTLTDYCPHGVWQCDDNPKSSRVYQSFLFGRTDEPTPRPTPTPTPTPKPPAPTAPPPPSDCSPLDLGSWVEHWLGGKLCVRFDWWPRDR, from the coding sequence ATGGTCACAGAGCACAAGCGGGCCCGGGTCCGCGGGCTGGCCGTGTGCGCGGCGGCGGTCGTCGCGTCCGGCGCCCTGGCCTCCGGCCCCGCGGCGGGGGTGGAGGTGATGAAGGCCGCCGGTCCTTCCGGCCCGGCGCCGACCCGGCCGGCACCCGCGGCGACCGCACCGGCCGCCCGTCCCGCACCCGCGCCCGTGCCGCTGGTGCCCACGCTCCCGGTCCCCGGGCCGCCGGCCCTGCCCGGACTGCCGACACCGCTCGTCCCCGAACTGCCCAAGCCGCCGAAAATCCCTGCGGTGCTCGGCGGTCCGGCCTTCGGCGCCTTCCTCAGCTCCGACGCCGACGGCGTGACCCGCATGCCGCTGCTCAGCCACTGGCTGGGCGGTGCCGAACTGCGCGTCGGCCACACCTATCTGCCCGGCAACGAGTGGAGCGACATCGAGGGCGACGTCGACTTCCTCGACTCGTGGGCGCGCTGGCGCAACGAGAAGGCCGACCGGCTGTTCGTCCTCAACGTCCCCCTGCAGGAGCGCAACGAGGAGGGCGTCCCGGACGACGAGGTCGGGCGGCTGCTGCGGCAGGGCGCGGCAGGCGAGTTCGACCACCACTTCCGTGCGCTGGCCGAGCGGCTGGTCCGGCTGAAGGTGCCGGACACGGTCCTCGTCCTCGGCTGGGAGATGAACGGCACCACGTACACCCACCGCTGCGGGCCGGACCCGGAGGCATGGAAGAAGTACTGGAACCGGATCGTCGCCGTCATGCGTTCGGTGCCCGGCCAGAAGTTCCGGTTCGATTTCGCGCCGAGCCGCGGCCGGGACGACGTGCCCTGGACGAAGTGCTATCCGGGTGACGGCACGGTCGACATCATCGGCATGGATTCCTACGACCAGCCGGCCGGGATGACGTTCGACCAGCAGGTGAAAGAGCCTTACGGTTTGCAGGCGCAGGTGGATTTCGCGAAGGCCCACGGCAAACCCATCTCCTATCCCGAATGGGGACTCTTCCGCAACGGCGACAACGCCGAATGGATGAGGCGCATGCTCGCGTGGATGGACGAGCACAAACCGCTGTACAACACGCTGACCGACTACTGTCCGCACGGCGTGTGGCAGTGCGACGACAACCCGAAGTCGTCCCGCGTCTACCAGTCCTTCCTCTTCGGGCGAACCGACGAGCCGACCCCCCGCCCCACACCCACACCCACACCCACGCCGAAGCCGCCCGCGCCCACCGCACCGCCGCCCCCGTCGGACTGCTCGCCGCTGGACCTGGGCAGCTGGGTGGAGCACTGGCTCGGCGGGAAGCTCTGCGTCCGCTTCGACTGGTGGCCGCGCGACCGCTGA